GCAGCAGTCCTAGGAATACGCAAAGTCTGAATAATTTGATGTTCAGTCAAAGCTGGATTAAAGTTGAAAATAGCTTCCCAGGCAGTGGACAAATTCATATCAGCAGCACCAAAAGAAATCGATGCTACCGACATAAGAATAAGAAGTCCAAGGCCTATAATCATGTGCATTATGAAATTAGCTGCGCCATGACGGCGTTTTTTAAGCTGTGAATTCTCCATGTATATATTCCTTTCAATTGTAAATTACTTTGTTAATGAATTCAGTGCATTAACCATATAGTCAAGCTGTGCAGTTAAGCTTGTAACATCTGAGTAAAAAAATAGACCTTGATATTTTCCTGGTATTTCTACTAAGCGACCTTCAGCAACGGCAGGAATACTTTTCCATAAGTCTGTTTTGGCATATTCAGATTCCTTTCCTTCTTGTCGGCACCATAGTATGTAGTCTCCGAAATATTCATGGGCAACCTCATAGCTTAAATGACCGCGCCCTGCACCGGACTCTTCAATGAGTTTTTTAAGCTTATCAGGATAGTCAAGCTTAAGGTATTCGTAAACTAGTGTGCCTCCTCTAGAGCCCGTTTCATAATATATACCGCTCCACTCCCCAGAAGCTCCCCAATCTTCCATGATACTAAAGGTTTTTCCATTAAAAGCATCACTGTTAAGGATTTTTTTCGCATCAGCTAGCTTTGTTTCAAAGGCTTTTATTGCTGCTTCAGCTTCTGCACTTTTTCCTGTAGCATCGCCTAGAAGTTGAATTCTTTCAAGAGAACTTATGCCAGACTCCGGAATAACAAGCACTGGAGCAATTTTCTTAAATTTTTCGAAATCCTCTTCATTGTAAGTTACGATAAGATCTGGATTAAGAGCCATGACATCCTCAGGTTCCCAATTTTCAATTTTTGTAGAACTAGCAAACTTATCGTAGAAAGGCATAGTCTCTTGGTCCCATGCATTATGGCCAACAACATTTAGTCTCAAGGCAAAAACATCACCGATATACCAGTTTACAACAACTCTTTCTGGGTTAGCAGGAACTTCAATATCTCCCATTACAGTACTTACAATACGAGTAGCATTATCTGGAATATTTTCATCAGATATGGCAGGTTCATTATTAGACTGAGGAGCAGTATTGGAGCAGCCTACAACAAATATAGAAGTTATAAGTACAGCAAAAAATAGAGTCATAAACTTTTTCATACAGAATTCTCCTTTATATATTTATTATAAATTTTTAGAATAACATAAGCGCTTATGTTATATGTTTGATATACTTAATTAAGTAAGACTAGACTAACTTAAAAGAATAGTAGCATTTATTTTTTTTACTGTCAATGGAGCAAAGCGGGTCATAGCTTATGTTGAGACATATTTGGATTAGAAGAATATACATATATTTAAGCTGTTGCAATGCATATGATAATAATTCTCAAATAGCATATAAAGTTATAGGAGTATAACTTACTCAAAATGGAGTAGAAAAAGGATTTTACTACGAACCTTATTTAAATTTAGAGGAGAGATCATTATGAATGAATACGAAAAACTATCTTGGGGTGCTATGGCAAATAATTATAATCTAAAAAGCAGACCTTATGGAGAGGGAACGAGCTATAATTTTCCTCCTCATTGGTCGAATGGTTGGATTTCTGAAATGAATCCATCCAAAGGATTATTTGTTGCAAGTGCATGGTTTACTCCAAATAAAGAAATAGTTCATAAGATCCATACGGATAAAGACTGTCTATGGATTTTCTGTATAGACTGTGGCGAAATTTTATATAAACAACAAGGTAAGAGAGTTCAGAAATTTTCTCCGATCACTCATATGGTGATTAATCCTAAAAAGCCATTTAATTTTACTTTTCCCAAGGATGAGCATTATTGTTTCACAAGTGTTTTAATTTCAGAAGAATTCATACAATCTTTCTTAAAAAACCGTAAGAATCCCCCTAAAATTAGTGTGGCAGATGCTCAACTATGGGAAACTCAGCATTTAAATACACCGAATATAATGCTGATTTTGGAACAGATAAGATGGGCTGTTAGAAATTCGGACATACCATTATTAGCATACGAAGGTATGGTTTTACATCTATTGTCTTCAATTGTAAGAAATTTTCCTGAGATTCCGAAGAGAAGATCCAGCAGACGTAATTACGTTACTTGGGAAAATGAACAAAAGATATATAAGATTAAAGAAATAATGGATAAAGATATATTGAATATACCTAGTATAAACGAGTTGTGTAAAGTTGCGGAAATGAGTGAAAGTAAGCTTAGAGAGTCCTTTAAAAATACTTATGGAATTCCTCTATATCAATATATTCGTATTGAAATAATGAAAAGAGGAATGCAGCTTCTATCAGCCGATCATCTAAGTATACGAGATATTTCAGAACTTTGCGGCTATAAAAATGCAGCGAAGTTCTCAGCGGCCTTTAAGGCGGTACATGGAATCACTCCAAGCGAATTTAGAAAAGCATTTAATTTATAAAATTTTAATATAGTAAGGCAATATAGTAGTTTTGTTTCAATCATAATGGAAAGAGTATAATTTACTTTTTATTCTAACCTATGATATACTATGTAAAGTTAGGTTAAGCTAACAAAAGTATATGTTCTAGGGGAGCTGTAATATGAACAAAAAGAAATACGAAGGCTTAAATTTATTTTCTGATAACCTTAATGATGCTCTTAAAATTTGGGCAGAGGCATCGATCTCTTTAATAGATATAAGATATAAAGTTATGTATTGCAATGATGTAGTGAATCAATATATAATGCCAGCAAATACATTTATTTTTACCAATGGAGGTAAAGCAACAGTAATTCTGGATGATGCTGTATTTAATGTAGAAAGACATGGTGTTTTTCATGGAGGGAAAGGAACTGAGATTTCCATATATCCTGCAAGTGATTGGCTTGAATATTATATGGTTTTATACAAGACAGGCGAGCCTGCTTTTTACAAAAGTGAATTTATTAGTTTGATGGGAAAGAGTAATCCATTCAAGCAACAGTATGGTTTCTCAACGGATAATCCAATATTCTTTCTAGAAAAGCTAAAAAAAATGCATGAAAAATGGAAAGAGTCTACTCCATTACATTTATTCTTTGGAAAAGCTTGTTTTTATGAACTTATTTATGAAATATATCGTGAGATAGAAAATAAAAATATTCAAGTATTAAAGGCAGATTTTACAACAATAGCAAAATCTTATTTAGATAAGCACTATAATGAAAATATTTCTATTCATATGATCTCTTCCATACTGGGAGTAAGCGACAGCCATTTAAGAAGAAGTTTTAAAAAGCAATATGGTAAAAGTCCTCAAGAATATTTAACTAGTATAAGACTAAGTGCAGCTAAAGAAATGCTGCTAAGAGAAAACTTTCCTGTACATATGGTAGCAGAAGCTTGTGGTTTTTCTGATGAATTTAATTTCAGCAGATTATTTTCAAAGCACATCGGTATGTCTCCTTCAAAATTTAGAGCGAAAACATCAAAATATATGAGCGATAATAACATGGATAATTTATTCTTTTCTCTTTATAATGAAAAAAGCTTAGTTAGCCTAAGCAAACATAATGAGGAAGGAGAATTTTCTATGTTTAAACAAATAAAAAGTAAAACAGTAATTGCAGCAGCCCTAAGTCTTATGCTTTTATTAACTGCGTGTAGCAATACACCTGCAAATACATCTAACCAAGATCAAGAACAATTAGTTACAAAACAAGAGCAAAGAATGGTTACAGAAGACGGAATAAGAATTGTTAATACAGTTATGGGAGAAATTGGAGTTCCAGCAAATCCCAAAAGGGTTATTGTAGATTATGTAATCGGAGATGTTATAGCCTTAGGTGTTGTACCAATAGGGGTTCGTTCTGCTTTTGAAGGAAGTGCATTTGACGATGTTATACATGATGTAACATCAATCGAGAAGTGGGATCCAGAAGAAATTATGGCTTTAGAACCTGATTTGATTATTTCAGCAGTAAAGGATGAATTTGAAGCATCATCTAAAATTGCACCTACTGTTTTCATTCCTTTTACTGAAATGTCCATGGAAGAGCGGATAACTTTTCTTGGCGAGGTATTGAACAGACAGGCAGAGGCTGAAAAGGCTATCAGAGAATACTATCAAAAAGTAGAAGAAGCTAAAGTAGTTTTAGGGCAACGAGGCATACTTGATAAAACAATCAGTATTTTTTTTGGTGATCCTACAGATGTTGCAGTAGCAGGAGATAAATGGGGACGAGGAGGCGATATTATATATAACGATCTTGGTTTTAGGGCTCCAGATGTTATTCAAAGTGAAATTATAGGGGGCGCCCAGCACAGAGATCTGTCCTTAGAGGTTTTACCTCAATATGTAGGTGATTATATCGTTTTTGATTGGGATTCAAAGCTATTTGAACAACCTACTATATGGAATTCTATACCGGCCTATGCTGAAGGCAGAGTGATTGCCTTAGATTTTGCTTTTTTCTATTATAATGATGTATACTCTCAGAGCAGACAATTAGATTTTATAGTAGATAATTTACTATCGATTACAGGAAACAATTAATTTATATTTCTTAGTAGAAAGTTTTTAAATAAGATTAAAATATATCAATATTCAATTGTTAAGAATTAATTATATAAAATAAGAGGTTCTTTAAAGACTATTGCTCTTTAAAGAACCTCTTATTTTTATTTTGTTTCTTAAAGTATGCAAATTTTAATTTAGATATGATAGAATAAGTTAGGTATAACTAACTTATTCTGTTATTAGGAGATATTATTATGAGAAATAATGAACATGAGAAAGTAATTTTTGATAAAGAAGGACTTTTAGATGCAATAAGAATTTGGAGATATTCAGCTATTGATTTAGTTGATATACGCTATAAACTCATTGACTCAGAAGAAACTCTTAGGGATTATCGCATGCCTACAAGTATGTTTCTATATACCAGCGGTGGCAAGACGGAGGTAATTCTTGATAATAAATCTTACATAGTGGAACGCTTTGGTATTTTCCATGGAGGAAAAGGGACAGCGCTTTCAATAAAGCCTATGTGTAAATGGTTGGAATATTACATAATACTATATAGAGCAGGTGAGCCACCATTTTACAAAAGGGAATTTATTAAGCTTATGGAAAAGAACGATCCATTTAAACAACAATATGGCTTTTCTCCAAGTAATCCAATATTTTTTTCTGAGCAATTGAAAAAAATGTATGAAAGCTGGAAAAATCCAGAGCCTTTGGACTTGTTTTTTGAGAAGGCATCATTTTATCAGTTTATATATGAAATTTACAAAGAATTAGAAAAAGATGATGTTTATATTTTTCAGCAAGATATTGTTGAAATGGCAAAGGTATATATAGAAAAGAATTATAATCAACAGATATCCATGCAAGAAATTGCTAATATTTTAGGCGTTAGTTCGGGGCACTTAAGAACTACTTTTAAAGATAGATATGGATTAAGTCCACAAGAGTATATGATTAGCCTTAGAATTAAAATGGTAAAAGAATATATTTCTCGATCTAATTTTAAAATTAAGGAGATCGCAAAAAATACTGGATTCTATGATGAGTATCAAATGAGTAAGTTGTTTAAAAAGCATGAAGGAATATCACCTATTGCTTATAGAGCGAAATATACATCAAATGTATTCGATATATCCATTGAAAAAGAAGATACTCTTTCCTATAATAGAGAAAGCTTAGTTAGCATAGGCAAACATAAAGAGGAAGGGGATTTTTCAATGTTTAAACAAATAAAAGGGAGATCCATCATTGCGATGGTACTCACTATGATGCTTCTTTTGTCAGCATGCAATTCTACTCCAAAAGGAATATCCATTCAGGATCAAGAGCAAACAATGACAGTACAGCAGGAAAAAGATTCTAAAGAAGAAACTAAGATAGTACATATGGCATATGGCGATGTAGAGATACCGGCTAACCCTAAAAGAGTTGTAGTAGCTTTTGTGCAGGGAGATTTACTGGCTTTAGGTATAACACCAGTAGGAACATCATTTAATGATGATGCAGTATTTTTAGAGAAAATGGAAAATGTAACCGTAATAGATGCATATGATGTAAATGAAGAGGAGATTATGGCATTAGACCCAGACCTAATTATCTGGAGTAATCCTGATGCCCATGGTACTCTTTCAAAAATAGCACCTACGCTTGCAGGAAATTTTCACGGGATGGACTATAGAGATAGATTAAGATTTTTTGGTGAAGTTTTTGGTGTGCCAGATAAAGCAGAGCAGCTTATTAAAGATTTTGAAAATAAAGTAGAAGAATCGAAAAAGCTTTTAAAAGATGCTAATTTAACTGAAAAAACTGTTATACTTCTCGAAAATCAGCAAAAAGGTGTATTGAAAGCTTTTGGAGAAGGCCGGGGCGGGGATCTTATTTATAATCATCTAGGGTTTCCAGCACCTGAAAGAATCCAGAAGGAAGTTATTGACAAAGAAGTATTCTCTATAAATATATCCTATGAGATGTTAAACGAATATTCAGCTGATTATATTTTCTCTAACAAGAATATTGCTGAGCTTCAAGATAACGCTGTTTTTAATAGTCTTGAAGCTGTACAAAAAGGTAGGCTTATAGAGACGCAAACTGGGATGTTCTGGTTTTCTGATATTATGTCAATGAATGCTCAATTAGATTTTATTGTAAATTCGCTTTTAGAGTCTGCAAATAGCTTTAAATAGTTCATCTATAATCCGAAGAGATTAGTTTATACTAGTCTCTTTTTTATATAAATGGAATAAAAAATTTTGTGCAAAATTAATGGTGCACTTCTAAATTTCCTATGTATTGAAAATAAACACCGAAATTTATGAAGCATACTTGTGTTTCCCTATTAAAGTGTACGAAATAATTTGAATATGGTATAATGAAACAAATTAAGGGAATTAAATTATAGAACTATTAAAACTCAATAAATTTATATATAAAAATATTGATTCAATATTAAAATAACAAATATGACAGACCTGAATATAAACTAATAAGTTCTAGTGCTATGCGGTTGGCAAAGTATGAGGAGGAAATAAAATGAATCTTTCAAAATCTCAATCTCATTATATTAAAGTTGTATATGAGCTTTCATCTAATGGTGAAGGAGTTCGTGTGTGTGATATTGCTCAAAAAATGGGTTTTTCTAAAGCAAGTGTAAGTCTGGCTATGACAAAGCTTGAAAAGGAAGGATTACTGCGTAAGGATAAAAAACGTCAGGTTTTTCTTACATCAGAAGGAGAAAAACAAGCTATCCAAATGATGGATAAGTTTGCAATTATTCATAAATTTTTAACAGATACTTTGAAAGTAGATGAAAAGATTGCAATGGAAGATGCCTGTGCTATTGAACATATTATCAGTGTGGATACTCTCTGTGCTCTATGCAGAGAAAGCAGTAAAGTAAATAAGAAAAGTACCTGTATAGAACACTGCAATGTATCAGAGGATAATGTAGCCAATCAGTAAGAAACATATTTATTTAAGAATTAGTTTAATGTGGAAAATATGAAGCGACATTTGAATATTATTCAGAGTCGCTTTTATCTATTATTAGGTTGTTGAATAACTAAAATTACCAATTAAAAAAGCCGAATTACAATTGAAAGATTATTCGCAGTATTAAAACAACGCTATAACTTAGAAAATGTAGCTTTCATTTCTAATATGTATTTAGGGCTAGATATGGAAACATCTAATATATTATTTTTATATTCTAATTTTTTAATTTTTGCGCCTGTATATGTAGCAAACATGAGTATTTCATTATCTATTCTTAAAAAGGAAAGAAAACCAGTAAAATGACTCTTAAACCAAGGAATTTTAGCAATGACAAACACTAAGTATGATTAAAAGTCACTCTAAATTGTATTTTTACCATATTATTAAAATTGAGAATGACAAGATATGAGTACAATTATAACTATACTCATATCTTAATAAGGAGTGAAAAAATGAATTTCAAGAATAATAAAAAATTATTCAATATCTTAAAGATAATAATTATTATAATCTTGATAATAAGTCTTTCAAATGTACTAATAAGATGTACTATCGATTACTTAGTAGATGAACTAGAACCTCTTAACTTTGGTGTTATTGAACTACCAAATTTGTATGCTGTACATAAGATAAGCGCTAGTAACCGAGTTATCGTAAAGATTTCTAATCCTGAAGCAACAGGTGGAGATATTATTATAAGAGCTGATATACGAGAGATAGGATGGAATGATAGATTTGTAATATATAAGCGTGTTTCGATCGACGGACTACCAGCAGAAGTTGGAATTATAGATACAGAAGAAAATGAAGTGTATATACTGCCAAACGGTAATATAGAAGAAAAGCTTTACGAGCTGAATGTTACAGAGGAAATTAAGCTGGAAAAGGTAGAAAATTTTTTCTCAGAAACAAAAGGTGATAGAAATAATTGATATGATAATTCTAAACAATATTTTTTATCTGAATCACTGATTAATCTATTAAGTATATAATTTATTGTAATAGCATAGGTGGGATACAATGGAGGAAGAATATATAGATTAAAGCAACAGTTAAGATATAAAAAAGCCCTTGGCATGCCAAGAGCTTTAAAACCTTTCTAAAAATATTTTATTATTTGTCATCTCATATAACTTTTTATAATATGATTTAGATTTTTCTTTATTTGTATAGGGATAGGTTGAAAGTTCTTCATCAAAATCATATAACCTAGCTAGCATAAGGAGAGAATGTATATCCTCTGGATTTTTTTCTAAAGCTTTTTCATAGCTTTCTATAGCGCCTTTATAGTCCCTTTTCAAAAGTTTTTTATCACCTTCCGTTACTTCTATTTGTCCCAAGGAGAAGTCTGTATCATTTCCTTTAACATAACCATTAGAGCTAGATAACATATTATCATTTTCGTCGTAGGCATTAACTCCCCAAAACAGCTGGACTTTTGGATTAGCATAAGCAAGGAAGGGCTCTGGAATGGGTCCCTTTTCGTCAAAGCTTAAAAAGCTATCCATATATAATATATCTTCTTTTTTAACTAGAGCTTCTGTAGTATAGTATTTTTGACCCAAATCTCTATAACCTGTTGCCCCATTAAAGGATATCCCAAATGTAATGGAATAGTATGCTGCACCATCTAATGGTTCCCATAGAAATTTAATAGTATCATCCTTTATTTCTTCTCCGTTAGCGGGAGCAATTACCTTCATTTTATCTACAAAGTCAATTTCAAAGTCATAGTTTTGACCATCTACTACATTAAAACTATGATCTTTAAAAGGATTACCTTTTAAAATCTTATCTTCTATCTGCTTTAAATCTGTTACAACCCCAATAGCATATCTACCTTCTGGTACATTAGAAAATTCGAAATTTCCGTCTTTATCTGTTTTTGTCCAAAAAGCTTCATTTGTAAATCCATGCATAGTACCATCTTTAGTATCTTGAAATTGTAAAAAAATAGGCAAATCCCTAAAAGGCTGATTTTGCAATGTTACTTTACCTGTTACCTTACCATGTGCATCTTTAGATTTTTTTAATTCCTCAAGCAGGTTCTCAAATTCAGCTTTTTCCCATTCGTTGTCGTATTCTATTATCCAACTAGTAAGTTCCTCTGCTTCATTATAGTAACCCTTTACTTCAAATGCTTTTATAATACCTTTTATTGTGAAAAGATCAATGTATTTTCGTTCTTCATTATTAACTTTGGTATAGAAACTTTTTATCATGTCTATTGCTTCTTTAATATCTCCATCATCAATTTTTATCCTTACATCATTGGAAAGCAGGTCGTATCTAATTCTTTGTGCTGGAAAGCCGGAAAATCTATTGCTCATTTCTTCATAATAGGCCCTAGTATCGGGAAAAAGATAGGCACTAGAATGCTGGGCACTTCCAAAGCCTGAACCAGAGATTATTATTTTGCCATTAGTAGCTGAAATGTATCCTGCCTTTTCAAGGGCATTTTCTGCTGCAGCAGATGTTGGGAAATGTTTATCAATTTTGTCGTAATAACTTTTAGCTGTTAGCAAATCACCATTATAATTAAATCTATCTCCAATTTTAAGCATAATAGATGGAATTAAAGAATATATAATCATAGCTGCGAAAAATGTTATAGATGAAATTAAAACAATGTGTTTTACTTTTAATCTAATTACTTTTTTCATAATTATTTTCACCGTCCTTTTCCTTGACTAACATATGGGTTATACTCCATGGTTTGTATATTAATAATTTCATACCTTGGCTCAGAAATATCTTTTATTAATATAAGGTTACCTATATACATGCCTACTAACACAACAGCTAAAGAAGTAAAGATAGCTAGGGATGGAAGAGGAATGATTAGTTCTTTTTCTAGAAAGTTTTGTAGGAATGATTGTTTTTTAGTATTAATAGGGATATTATATAGTTTATTTTTACTATTTTCTGTTAGACTTACATCTTGAAGGCTTTGATGAAATAAATTTTTTATATCTCTATCAGTTATAGTTCCTTTAATATCTTTTAATAAATTTTCTTTTTTCAATTAATCCAACTCCTTTCTTAAACGCTCTCCAAGCATATTTCTACCTCTTTGCAATCGACTTTTTACACCTGACTCGCCTATATCTAAAATTGTTGCTATTTCTTTAATTTTCATTTCTTCATAATAGTAAAGATATAAGGTTTCTCTATACTTTAAGGGAAGATCCATTAAAATCTCTCTTATTTTTGCTATTTCTTCTTTTTTTATAATTTCATATGTAATTGAGGGGGTTTCACTACTTTCTTTTACACCATCATGGAAAGCAATCCAAGCTTTTCTTCTTTTTTTCCTTAAAGCCTGTTTAGCATTATTTATAGTGATTCTTGTAACCCAAGTAAGTAAGGTGCTTTTTCCACTAAATCTATGGATGTTTCTATAAATATTAATATAGCTTTCTTGTAGAGTATCTTCAGCTAATTGATAATCTCCTATAATTATATAAGCTAAACGGAGGAGTTTTTCTCCATAGTATTCTATCAATTGATGATAGGCTTCAACATCTCCTGCTTTAAGTCTTCTAACTAGGCTCTCTTCGCAATCTTCCATAGATTTTCACCTCCTTTTATCTATTAGATGATTAATATACAAAAAGGTCGCAGAATATTTTTATATTTTATAAACATAATATCTTAAGATAATATAAAAACAAATTATTAATATGTAATAGATTAATAATTTATCTTAGTTTCAAGTGATTGAAATAGTGTTAATTGTTTTGAACACTATGTTTAGATAATTTAAAACTCAGTTTAGATAAAGTTTTAGAATTGTTAACTGTAGGATAAGCTAGTATAATACATATAAATAATGATATTTTGCACGTTACACATGGAAAAATAATTAGTTTTATGGTATATTTATTTAAATATACTAATGCAGATAGAAAGCATGCTGAAAGGAGATTAAAATGGAAAATAAGCCTACTACTTCAAACTTTATTAGGAATATTGTTATACAAGATTTAGAATCAGGCAAACATAAAGAAATTATTACACGTTTTCCACCAGAACCAAACGGTTATTTACATATAGGACATGCAAAATCTATAGTATTAAACTTTGAGTTGGCTGACGATTTTAATGGAAAAACCCACTTGCGTTTTGATGATACAAACCCAACTAAAGAAGATACGGAATATGTAGAGTCCATTAAGGAAGATGTAAAATGGTTAGGATTCGATTGGGAGGAGTTATTCTTTGCATCCGACTATTTTGAAGAAATGTATAATCGGGCTGTACTATTAATTAAAAAGGGATTAGCTTATGTTGATGATTTATCAGCAGAAGAAATTCGTGAGCATAGAGGAACTTTGACTCAGCCAGGAAAAGAAAGTCCGTACAGAAATAGAAGTATTGAAGAAAACCTTGATCTTTTTGATAGAATGAGAAAAGGTGAATTTAAAGATGGTGAAAAGGTTTTAAGAGCAAAGATAGATATGAGCTCTCCAAATATGAATATGAGGGATCCTGTTATTTACCGTATAGTTCATGCAAGTCACCACAATACAGGAGATAAATGGTGTATTTATCCTATGTACGACTTTGCACATCCATTAGAGGATGCTATAGAGGGTATAACCCACTCTATATGTACAATGGAAT
This is a stretch of genomic DNA from Alkaliphilus flagellatus. It encodes these proteins:
- a CDS encoding RNA polymerase sigma factor: MEDCEESLVRRLKAGDVEAYHQLIEYYGEKLLRLAYIIIGDYQLAEDTLQESYINIYRNIHRFSGKSTLLTWVTRITINNAKQALRKKRRKAWIAFHDGVKESSETPSITYEIIKKEEIAKIREILMDLPLKYRETLYLYYYEEMKIKEIATILDIGESGVKSRLQRGRNMLGERLRKELD
- a CDS encoding helix-turn-helix domain-containing protein yields the protein MNKKKYEGLNLFSDNLNDALKIWAEASISLIDIRYKVMYCNDVVNQYIMPANTFIFTNGGKATVILDDAVFNVERHGVFHGGKGTEISIYPASDWLEYYMVLYKTGEPAFYKSEFISLMGKSNPFKQQYGFSTDNPIFFLEKLKKMHEKWKESTPLHLFFGKACFYELIYEIYREIENKNIQVLKADFTTIAKSYLDKHYNENISIHMISSILGVSDSHLRRSFKKQYGKSPQEYLTSIRLSAAKEMLLRENFPVHMVAEACGFSDEFNFSRLFSKHIGMSPSKFRAKTSKYMSDNNMDNLFFSLYNEKSLVSLSKHNEEGEFSMFKQIKSKTVIAAALSLMLLLTACSNTPANTSNQDQEQLVTKQEQRMVTEDGIRIVNTVMGEIGVPANPKRVIVDYVIGDVIALGVVPIGVRSAFEGSAFDDVIHDVTSIEKWDPEEIMALEPDLIISAVKDEFEASSKIAPTVFIPFTEMSMEERITFLGEVLNRQAEAEKAIREYYQKVEEAKVVLGQRGILDKTISIFFGDPTDVAVAGDKWGRGGDIIYNDLGFRAPDVIQSEIIGGAQHRDLSLEVLPQYVGDYIVFDWDSKLFEQPTIWNSIPAYAEGRVIALDFAFFYYNDVYSQSRQLDFIVDNLLSITGNN
- a CDS encoding metal-dependent transcriptional regulator; this translates as MNLSKSQSHYIKVVYELSSNGEGVRVCDIAQKMGFSKASVSLAMTKLEKEGLLRKDKKRQVFLTSEGEKQAIQMMDKFAIIHKFLTDTLKVDEKIAMEDACAIEHIISVDTLCALCRESSKVNKKSTCIEHCNVSEDNVANQ
- a CDS encoding ABC transporter substrate-binding protein, translated to MKKFMTLFFAVLITSIFVVGCSNTAPQSNNEPAISDENIPDNATRIVSTVMGDIEVPANPERVVVNWYIGDVFALRLNVVGHNAWDQETMPFYDKFASSTKIENWEPEDVMALNPDLIVTYNEEDFEKFKKIAPVLVIPESGISSLERIQLLGDATGKSAEAEAAIKAFETKLADAKKILNSDAFNGKTFSIMEDWGASGEWSGIYYETGSRGGTLVYEYLKLDYPDKLKKLIEESGAGRGHLSYEVAHEYFGDYILWCRQEGKESEYAKTDLWKSIPAVAEGRLVEIPGKYQGLFFYSDVTSLTAQLDYMVNALNSLTK
- a CDS encoding helix-turn-helix domain-containing protein — protein: MNEYEKLSWGAMANNYNLKSRPYGEGTSYNFPPHWSNGWISEMNPSKGLFVASAWFTPNKEIVHKIHTDKDCLWIFCIDCGEILYKQQGKRVQKFSPITHMVINPKKPFNFTFPKDEHYCFTSVLISEEFIQSFLKNRKNPPKISVADAQLWETQHLNTPNIMLILEQIRWAVRNSDIPLLAYEGMVLHLLSSIVRNFPEIPKRRSSRRNYVTWENEQKIYKIKEIMDKDILNIPSINELCKVAEMSESKLRESFKNTYGIPLYQYIRIEIMKRGMQLLSADHLSIRDISELCGYKNAAKFSAAFKAVHGITPSEFRKAFNL
- a CDS encoding ABC transporter substrate-binding protein, which encodes MRNNEHEKVIFDKEGLLDAIRIWRYSAIDLVDIRYKLIDSEETLRDYRMPTSMFLYTSGGKTEVILDNKSYIVERFGIFHGGKGTALSIKPMCKWLEYYIILYRAGEPPFYKREFIKLMEKNDPFKQQYGFSPSNPIFFSEQLKKMYESWKNPEPLDLFFEKASFYQFIYEIYKELEKDDVYIFQQDIVEMAKVYIEKNYNQQISMQEIANILGVSSGHLRTTFKDRYGLSPQEYMISLRIKMVKEYISRSNFKIKEIAKNTGFYDEYQMSKLFKKHEGISPIAYRAKYTSNVFDISIEKEDTLSYNRESLVSIGKHKEEGDFSMFKQIKGRSIIAMVLTMMLLLSACNSTPKGISIQDQEQTMTVQQEKDSKEETKIVHMAYGDVEIPANPKRVVVAFVQGDLLALGITPVGTSFNDDAVFLEKMENVTVIDAYDVNEEEIMALDPDLIIWSNPDAHGTLSKIAPTLAGNFHGMDYRDRLRFFGEVFGVPDKAEQLIKDFENKVEESKKLLKDANLTEKTVILLENQQKGVLKAFGEGRGGDLIYNHLGFPAPERIQKEVIDKEVFSINISYEMLNEYSADYIFSNKNIAELQDNAVFNSLEAVQKGRLIETQTGMFWFSDIMSMNAQLDFIVNSLLESANSFK